One Misgurnus anguillicaudatus chromosome 22, ASM2758022v2, whole genome shotgun sequence DNA segment encodes these proteins:
- the LOC129439573 gene encoding HAUS augmin-like complex subunit 4, translating to MSHSSDSVLFSTLGKGDSLHQEVLAAFPLCQMTEEDLIQNPLLCKLLATLSQHVDRTGLTQHLKKDLEKAEREVHTQRLGWLHVESVYRVLQEILQENRFSRNSSTPPEEEKFYSTLEQCMLVGQCSRLLNSSSDIIEDLSTVLALSVDRLKRQLPDEQEILQMKQRLPSELLKHLKKKTINILSYYQPDCENESEGLRNVKLSKLPVLLDSKQKKAKSLSEKNRENITLLQRQTHAYLSELLKCMKILQCLILDLRLKAQKELDRKKIEYFEAKCEIGLQKIRAEMLEVQLDTYTRDKIAAHKRITEKLNAELKSSEMEKQTVESKLASFEIYGKDFETLAEEYSRLQQEIATKSWALKEFTT from the exons ATGTCTCATAGCAGCGATTCAGTGCTGTTCTCCACTCTGGGTAAAGGAGACAGCTTACATCAAGAAG TTTTAGCAGCATTCCCTCTGTGTCAGATGACAGAAGAGGATTTGATCCAGAATCCTTTGCTGTGTAAATTACTAGCCACTCTGTCCCAGCATGTAGACCGAACTGGACTCACGCAGCACCTGAAGAAAGATCTTGAGAAG GCTGAGCGTGAGGTGCACACCCAGAGGTTGGGTTGGCTTCATGTGGAGAGCGTTTACAGAGTTCTGCAGGAGATCCTTCAGGAGAATCGCTTCAGTAGAAACTCCAGCACTCCACCAGAGGAAGAGAAG TTTTACAGCACATTGGAACAGTGTATGTTGGTGGGGCAATGCAGCAGACTTTTGAACAGCAGCTCAGATATCATTGAAGATCTCAGTACAGTTTTGGCACTTTCTGTGGACAGATTGAAAAGACAATTACCTGATGAACAG GAGATTTTACAAATGAAGCAAAGGTTGCCATCAGAACTGCTGAAGCATCTCAAGAAGAAAACCATCAACATACTGTCATACTATCAGCCTGACTGCG AGAATGAAAGCGAAGGTCTCAGAAATGTAAAGCTTTCCAAACTTCCTGTGCTGTTGGATAGTAAACAGAAGAAAGCGAAGAGTCTCAGTGAGAAGAACCGAGAGAACATCACATTACTACAACGACAGACTCATGCTTACCTCTCC GAGCTGCTGAAATGTATGAAGATCCTGCAGTGTCTCATCCTGGATCTCCGACTGAAAGCTCAGAAAGAACTGGATAGAAAAAAGATTGAGTACTTTGAAGCCAAATGTGAGATTGGTTTGCAGAAGATAAG GGCAGAGATGCTTGAAGTTCAACTTGACACCTACACAAGAGACAAGATCGCTGCTCATAAAAGAATTAC AGAGAAACTGAATGCAGAGCTGAAATCTTCTGAGATGGAGAAACAGACGGTGGAGTCCAAGCTTGCATCCTTTGAGATCTATGGGAAGGATTTTGAGACTCTGGCTGAGGAATACTCACGGCTCCAACAGGAGATCGCCACCAAATCCTGGGCACTGAAAGAATTTACCACATAA
- the LOC141358779 gene encoding uncharacterized protein, producing MEVGNTPSSSQLSPPRNQSLPPASPSLPPSRKRRAPSCSQQSIRVQGEAEVSPKRARLCPSSSDIKAQHSSPYSLSAQVKPPPAQLSPPHGQVTPLASPPSRKRRAPSCSQDEMEPAPKRAKLYGLSARVTPPLSQTPSSSQQIKADRTEVNHSSVSQPSSNHNHQIQQVYPLASPPPRRCCKRPPPCSSQEASEGMVSIKKKPRLNGLFLKKKSRSGDPTSPPQTPSP from the exons ATGGAGGTTGGGAACACTCCTTCATCCtctca ACTTTCACCTCCTCGAAATCAATCGCTGCCTCCTGCGTCTCCTTCCCTGCCTCCGTCTAGGAAGCGTCGGGCTCCTTCATGTTCACAG CAAAGTATTAGAGTTCAGGGTGAGGCGGAGGTGTCACCAAAGAGAGCCAGACTGTGTCCATCAAGCAGCGATATTAAagctca aCATTCATCTCCTTATAGCCTGTCGGCTCAAGTCAAGCCGCCTCCGGCCca ACTTTCACCTCCTCACGGTCAAGTGACTCCTCTCGCCTCTCCTCCGTCTAGGAAGCGTCGGGCTCCTTCATGTTCACAG GATGAGATGGAGCCGGCACCAAAGAGGGCCAAACTCTATGGGCTGTCGGCTCGGGTCACTCCTCCTCTTTCCCAAACGCCATCATCCTCTCAG caaaTTAAAGCAGATCGTACAGAGGTCAATCATTCTTCTGTGTCTCA acCTTCATCTAATCACAATCATCAAATCCAGCAAGTTTATCCTCTCGCCTCTCCTCCTCCTCGTCGCTGTTGCAAGCGTCCGCCACCATGTAGTTCACAG GAAGCATCTGAAGGCATGGTCTCCATTAAGAAAAAGCCAAGACTTAAtggattgtttttaaaaaaaaagtcaagAAGTGGAGACCCAACCTCACCTCCTCAAACCCCATCCCCATGa
- the LOC141358778 gene encoding HAUS augmin-like complex subunit 4 translates to MLVGQCSRLLNSSSDIIEDPSTVLALSVDRLRRQLPDEQEILQMKQRLPSELLKHLKKKTINILSYYQPDCENESEGLRNVKLSKLPVLLDSEQKKAKSLSEKNRENITLLQRQTHAYLSELLKCMKILQCLILDLRLKAQKELDRKKIEYFEAKCEIGLQKIRAEMLEVQLDTYTRDKIAAHKRITEKLNAELKSSEMEKQTVESKLASFEIYGKDFETLAEEYSRLQQEIATKSWALKEFTT, encoded by the exons ATGTTGGTGGGGCAATGCAGCAGACTTTTGAACAGCAGCTCAGATATCATTGAAGATCCCAGTACAGTTTTGGCACTTTCTGTGGACAGATTGAGAAGACAATTACCTGATGAACAG GAGATTTTACAAATGAAGCAAAGGTTGCCATCAGAACTGCTGAAGCATCTGAAGAAGAAAACCATCAACATACTGTCGTACTATCAGCCTGACTGCG AGAATGAAAGCGAAGGTCTCAGAAATGTTAAGCTTTCCAAACTTCCTGTGCTGTTGGACAGTGAACAGAAGAAAGCAAAGAGTCTCAGTGAGAAGAACCGAGAGAACATCACATTACTACAACGACAGACTCATGCTTACCTCTCC GAGCTGCTGAAATGTATGAAGATCCTGCAGTGTCTCATCCTGGATCTCCGACTGAAAGCTCAGAAAGAACTGGATAGAAAAAAGATTGAGTACTTTGAAGCCAAATGTGAGATTGGTTTGCAGAAGATAAG GGCAGAGATGCTTGAAGTTCAACTTGACACCTACACAAGAGACAAGATCGCTGCTCATAAAAGAATTAC AGAGAAACTGAATGCAGAGCTGAAATCTTCTGAGATGGAGAAACAGACGGTGGAGTCCAAGCTTGCGTCCTTTGAGATCTATGGGAAGGATTTTGAGACTCTGGCTGAGGAATACTCACGGCTCCAACAGGAGATTGCCACCAAATCCTGGGCACTGAAAGAATTTACCACATAA